Genomic DNA from Calditrichota bacterium:
ACGAAAAACGGCTCCATTCAGTACATGCTGATTTCCTTTTCTCATTTGACCGATAAAAAGGGAAAACTCATTTTGGGAATCGCAAAAAATATTACAGAGAAGAAAAAATTAGAGGAGATGATTCAGGAAAGTAAGAATAAACTCCAGACCCTTTTTGACAGCATTACCGATTATATCACGGTAGTTGACAAAAACTATGGAATTGTGATGGCAAACTGGATGGTAGCCAAAAAGGTGGGGGAAACGCCCGAAAACATCATTGGACGAAAATGTTATGAGGTGTATTCTGAAGATAGAGAACCCTGTTTGAATTGTGTGCTTCAAAAAACCATGAAATCCAATAAAGCGGAGTTCATGGAAAAACGAATGGGGGACAAGGTGTTCCAATTCTGGAGTTACCCCATGCTGGATCTAAAAGGCCGGCTCAAATATGTGATTGAATATGTGAAGGACGTTACAGAGCAAAAGAATCTGGAAAAGAAGCTCATTCAATCGGAAAAACTGGCCACAATCGGATTGCTGGCTTCCGGTGTGGCCCACGAGTTGCGGAATCCCCTGAATATTATTGAAACGGCGCGCTATTATTTAAGTGAAATTTTACCCGAAGAAAACGATGATGCCCAGAATAAACTCATGATTATCAAAAAAAGTGTTACGCGCGCCTCCAATATTATCAATAATCTACTGGAATTTTCACGTCATTCCGGTAAAGATAAGGAAAAGATTGATGTCAACCTTTTAATTGACCGGACGTTGTCTTTGATCGAAAAAGATCTTTATGCGAACAATATTTCGGTTGTCAAAAGCTATCAGAAAATTCCGCAGGCCTATTTTAACAGCGATTCCTTAAAGCAGGTTTTTTTGAATATTATCATCAATGCCATTCAGGCCATGCCCGGGGGAGGACAGCTTTTTATTGAAACCAGTGCGACGGGGGATGACAAGCTGAGGATCACTTTCACCGACACGGGGCAGGGGATTCCCGATGAAAATATGTCACACATTTTTACGCCATTTTTCACCACCAAGGAGGTCGGAAAAGGCACCGGGCTCGGCATGTATGTTTCGCATTCAATTATTCAGCGTGAAGGCGGTGAAATATCGGTAAAAAGTCGATTGGGAGAAGGAACCACATTTATAATTGAATTACCCATTGCGGAAAAGATGCTGATCCGCGAAAAATCAGTAGGAGCGGGCCAATGAAGGATCGCTATGATGTGCTGGTTGTCGATGACGAAATGGATATTCTTCAGCTGTTGGAGATTCTCTTGACCCGGAAGGGATTCAAGGTGAAAACAGCAGAAAACGGCATGGATGCCCTGATGAAATTAAATCAATATGACTTTAATGTGCTCTTAACGGATATTAAAATGCCGGCCATGGACGGGATGCGCCTTATTGAGGTAGCCAGGCGCGATTTCCCGGACGTTCAAATTCTGGTTTTTACCGGATTCGGTTCAATGGACACCGAAAGGAAAGTGTTACAAATGGGGGCCAGCAAATATTTTATGAAACCCCTTCCTATGGAAGACCTGCTAAAAGAGCTGAAAGATGCCTGCAAATTAAAAGAGAAAAACACACCCTCCGATCAAAATTTAATGGGTAATTGAAATTTTTAATTGACAATATTCATTAAAATTATTACATTTATTATCAAGTCAAAAATGAGTAAATCTAAAATGCAGGTATCACCGAGTGGCTGAAATTGCAGAAATTCAAGAAATAAAATCGCCTGTTGCTCAAGAGCTGCAGGCTTTTGAGGAAGAGTTTTTAAAAGCATTAAGAACAGATGTTGATCTTATAAACAGCGTTATTTCCTACCTGGCGGCACACAAGGGAAAACGGCTTCGTCCCCTATTAATTTTTTTGATTTCCAATTTGGAGGGCGGCAGCACCCGAAAATCCATCGAATCAGCTGTTATTGTGGAACTTATTCATACAGCCACCCTGATTCATGATGACATTGTTGATGAAGCAGATATTAGAAGAGGGGGGGCAAGCGTAAATGCCCTGTGGAATAATCAGGTTTCCGTTTTGGTTGGAGATTTTTTATTCTCCCAGGCATTGCATAAAATGGTGGAGCTGAATGACAGGGACATTAACGGAGTGATCTCGAAGGTTACCATCCAGATGAGCGAGGGGGAGCTGCTTCAAATCGAGCGTGCACAGGGGTATGAGCTGGATGAATCCACCTATTTCCGAATGATTTCCAATAAGACAGCATCGCTCATTTCCGCATCCTGCCAGCTTGGGGCCCTCACCTCTTCGGGGAAGGAGGCTTATCCGATCAAAAGATTCTGGGATTTTGGCGAATATCTCGGACGGGCCTTTCAGATTCAGGATGATCTTCTGGATTATCTGGGCAATGAAGAAATTGTCGGAAAGCCGGTTGGAAATGATTTGAAGGAGAGCAAAATCACACTGCCTCTTTTATATGCACTGAATCATTCCAAAAACGGAAAGGGTGAAATCATTAAAAAGCTCCTGGAAAAAGGAGATGCGGGCGATAATTTTGACGAAATACGCGATTTTGTGATTCAGAACGGGGGGGTCGATTATTCGCGGGCGAAGGCCGCCGGTTACATTCAAAAAGCGCTCTCACTTTTGGACCCCTTTAAACCCAGCCCCTACAAAGATGCACTCGTTCAGTTGGTGGAGTTTGCAGCCAATCGTGAAAAATAAACGGTTCATTTTTCTTTTACTCGTTGTTATTTTTCTCTCCTCTTGTTCTCGGAAACAGCCGTTCCCGTACTTTAAGAAAACACAGCTCATGATGGGGACGTTTGTAACCATTTCTGTCTACGATCAGAACAAATCAGAAAAAGCGATTGAAGAAGCTGTGAATCGTGCGTTTCAGCGTATTCACGAACTGGAAGAGGAAACATCCAGTTTTATTCCCAATAATGCCATCTGGAAATTGAATCATTCTTCCGGGAAACATCCGGTTGAAGCCGATTCAAATCTGGTTCGTCTGTTTCAGGAAGCGGAAAGAATCTCCGACTGGACAGACGGCGGGTTTGATGTGACGGTTGGTCCCTTGCGGCGGCTCTGGAATTTTGATTCCACCCGAACGACCCTGCCGGATTCCGGGGCCATTGCCCGGCTGGTGCCGTTGGTTGATTACCGAAATATGGATATGACAGCCCATTCCCTCTATTTAAAAAAAAGCAGAATGCAGGTGGATCTGGGCGGCATTGCCAAAGGCTTTGCCGTGGATGAGGGAATGGATGTGCTCAGGTCATTTCAGGTGACCGATGCCATGGTGGATGCCGGCGGGGATTTCAGTGCCATTGCCAGTTCGTTAACGGCCGGGAAGCGGAAGGTCTGGATTCGACATCCGAGAAAATTGGATGCCTTTTTCGGCTGGTTTCCGATGGATTCCGGATGTGTGGCCACGTCGGGTGATTATGAGCAGTATTTCATCATAAAGGGTGTTCGATACCATCATATTCTGGATCCCAAGACCGGCTGGCCTGCACGGAAATGTGTTAGTGTGACCATTGTAGCCCCCACCACGATGGAGGCCGATGCCCTCGCTACCGGGATTTTTGTTCTGGGTCCTCAGGCCGGAATGAAGGTGATTGAAGCGCATCCGGGGATTGAGGGGGTTATTTTATTTCAAAAAAATGCCCGTGAGCTGGGATATCTTGTTTCATCGGGACTTCAGAAAAAGCTGACGGTTGTCGACACATCTATTGAATAGGGTCTGAACATAATCCAGTTGGAAGGCGCGGGCGTAAAGAGCCCCGCGGGTGCGTAGTGTTTGGGTGCCGTAGCCTTCCGGCAGAAAATAGAAACCCATTGATTTTTACTCAGGGAACCCATTTTTCTAACAAGGAGGCAAAAATGCCGCGGACATTGGTTACCGGCGGAGCCGGGTTTTTGGGATCGCATCTGTGCGAATATTTGCTTAAAAAAGGACACGACGTGATTGCGATGGACAATCTGGCAACGGGCAATATTGAAAATATTGAACATCTGCAAAGTGAAAATTTTAAATTCATTAAATACGATGTAACCGAATATATTTACGTAGCCGGCAAGATTGACTATATATTGCACTTTGCCTCCCCGGCCAGCCCAATCGATTATTTGAAAATGCCCATCCAGACCCTAAAAGTGGGCTCTCTTGGAACGCACAAGGCCCTGGGACTGGCCAAAGAAAAAAATGCCACCTTTTTGCTGGCATCGACCTCCGAGGTTTATGGCGATCCGCTAATTCATCCGCAAAAAGAAAGCTATTGGGGAAATGTGAATCCGGTAGGGCCGCGGGGCGTGTACGATGAGGCCAAACGATTTGCCGAAGCCCTGACGATGGCCTATCACCGCTACCACGGCGTGGATACGAAAATTGTACGAATCTTTAATACGTACGGGCCGCGGATGCGCCTGGGAGACGGCCGCGCCATCCCCACGTTTATCCCGCAAGCCCTGATGAATAAACCGGTTTCCGTTTTTGGAGATGGGTCTCAAACCCGAAGCTTTACCTACGTGAATGATACGGTGGAAGGCATTTACCGATTGCTGATGTCAGATTATCACGATCCGGTAAATATCGGCAATCCCCATGAAATGACCATCCGGCAGATTGCCGAAAAAATTATTCAGATGACGAACAGTACGAGCATTATTAAAGAAGAGCCGCTTCCGGTTGACGATCCCAAAGTCCGCCAGCCCGATATTACGCTGGCCAGGGAAATCCTTCATTGGGAGCCAAAAGTTGAGGTGGAAGAAGGACTCACCAAAACGATTGCCTGGTTTCGCAGTCTGCGCGATTGGTCGCGGGAGATAAACGAAGACGTGAATTAATTCAATTTCGATAAGGTTTGTTTACGGTTCGGTAAAAACGCCACTTTCTTTGGGAGAATGTTTTTCTTTGAAAATCTTATTGATTCGTTTTAGTGCGATCGGGGATGTGGTTCTTGCTACCCCTGCCATCCGAATGCTGCGGGCCCGCCATCCGACTGCCCAAATCGATATGGTGGTTAAGCCTGAACTGGAGGATCTGATTAAGACCAATCCCCATTTAGACACCCTTTTTACGTTGCCCCACCCCTTTTCGTGGCGGGAATTGCTGGCCCTGGCGAAAAGGCTTCGGGCCGTTCGTTATGACTGGGTCATTGACTGGCAAAAGCACACAAAAAGTTATGTATTGTCCTGGTTGGTCGGTGGTAAAATTAGGCGCTATCCGAAATATTCGGTTCAGCGCTTTTTTCTTGTTTATTTCAAAAAAAATTATTATCGTAAGGTGGCTCCGGTACCGCTGCGCTATCTAAGTGCGCTCAAATCGCTGGGAGTTGAAGATGATGGCCGGGGAGCGGAACTTTTTATCCCGGAAGAGGTGGAAGAAAATCTGAAAAGAGCCTGGAACCTGGAGAACGGGGCTTACTGGGTTTTGGCTCCGGGCGGGGGACGTGCAACCAAGCGGTGGCCGGCCGCCTACTTTAAACGGCTGGCGGATCAGATGCGTAAAACGCTTCAGATAAACCTTGTGGTGATTGGCGGTAAGGATGATGTGCCCTTGTGCCGGCATATTCTTGAGGGGGATTCCGGCAGGGATCAAAATCTTTGCGGGAAGACCTCCTTGCAGGAAACCGCAGCCGTGTTGAAAAATGCGATCGGGCTGGTCACAAATGATACGGGGGTGATGCACATGGCTTCGGCTTTTTCGAAACCTGTGGTAGCTCTGTTCGGACCGACGGTGAAAGAATTTGGATTTTTCCCCTTTCGGACCCCCCACGCCGTTCTGGAAAAAGACCTGGAATGCCGCCCGTGCTCGTTTCACGGCACAGACAACTGTCCGCTGGAGCATTTTCAGTGCATGCGGACTATTTTGCCCGAAGAGGTTCTGAATGCCGTCCGCACATTTCATGATCGCTTTTTTCGCCGGTAAAAAGAGGGCCAAACCCGATTCCGGGAAAACGATCTAACATTCTATGTCATAAATTAGGTGACGTATTCTGTGCAAGACTTATTCTGGTTTGTTCTGTACAATTCCATTGTTATCCCCCTGATGTGGGTGGGTTTTCACCTGGGCGGGTTATTTAATCAAAAAATCCGCCATGGGATCCGCGGACGTCAGGCCCTCTGGAAAGCTCTTGAGGAGTTTTTAACCGCGCACGGCAAGGATGCACATCCCCTGCTTGTTTTTCACAGCGCATCTCTGGGCGAATACGAGCAAATTCGACCCATTCTTTCCGAGATTAAAACGAAACATCCGGAGTGGAAGCTCGTGATTACCTTTTTTTCGCCTTCCGGATTTGAGCATTTTAAAAAGACAAAAGACAGTGATCTGGCGGTTTATCTGCCGTTTGATTCCCTGCGAAGCATCAACCGGTTTTTCAAACTTTTGCATCCCGATCTCATCGTGATTACAAAACACGATGTCTGGCCGAATTTTATCTGGGCGGCCAATCGGTGGCATATTCCCACCATGCTTATTAATGGTACGCTGCCCCTGGATTCGAAAATTACCCGTTTCCCTGCCAGAAGTTTGTACCGGCAAATCTATTCGAAAATCACGGCCATTCACCCGGCCTCCGAAACCGACCGGGAGCAATTTAAAAAAGTAAACGCAACCGCTTCTTTGAAGGAAGCACTGGGTGACACCCGTTTCGATCAGGTGCTCCGGCGCGCAGAGGAATCAAAAGAAGGGGCATTTTTTCCGGAGGAGTGGAAATCGGCGCCCTTCATTTTTATCGCTGGCAGCACCTGGCCCTCAGACGAGGAGCACGTCGTACCGGCCGTTATTGATTTTTGCCGGAGGCACCCCGAAAGCCGGTTTGTTGTGGTTCCCCACGAGCCGACAGAGGAGCACATTACCCAATTGTTGCAGCACTTCCGGGAGGAAGCCATTCCCGTACGGCGTTATTCCGAATGGAAAAACACCGGGCGAATGAATGCGGCCCGCGTACTTTTGGTCGATCAAATCGGAATACTGGCCAATCTGTACGCATTTAGTCACGTGGCGTACGTGGGCGGGAGCTTTGATCCGGGTGTGCACAATGTTATGGAACCGGCAGCTTCGTCAAATGTGGTTCTGTTTGGCCCGAAAATCCTGAATTCTCCCGAGGCGCAGGAAATGGTACGCCGGGGTGTGGGGTTTATCATTCGAAACAAGGAAAATGTCCTTGAAAAATTGAATGAATTCATTTCGGATCGCGAAAAGCTAAAAATCCTTCGGAGGGGCGCTAAATCGATTGTACTTGAAAATGCAGGGGCGACCCGGAAAATTGCAGAAAAGATTGAACACATTTTATATGGAAAAACAGATTCATGATCAACGTGTCTCGCCTCACATTTTCCTATCCCTCAACTCCTTCCCCTGTTCTCAACGCCATTGATTTCCAAATCAGGACCGGTGAAACCGTCAGCATTATGGGAGCCAATGGTTCGGGGAAAACCACGCTTTCCAGATGCCTGAACGGTCTGTTGTTACCAACGGAGGGGACGGTGTTCGTGGATGGTTTGGACACGAGAAACAGTGAAGAAAACCTGAAGGTGCGGGCCCTTGTGGGGATGGTTTTCCAGAATCCGGATAACCAGATTGTTTCCACAACCGTTGAACGGGAAATCGCCTTTGGTCTGGAAAATCTGGGGGTCCCCACGCCTGATATGCAGCAGCGGGTGAATGAGATTCTCCGGCAGTTCGATCTGGAAAAATACCGGCATCAATCGCCGCATTATCTTTCAGGAGGAGAAAAACAGCTTCTGGCCCTGGCGGCCATTTTCGCAATGGCACCCAGATACATTATTTACGATGAACCCACCTCTCTCTTGGATCCCTATTCGCGCGAAAAGATTCTGGATGCCATTTTTGGTCTCCAATTGGAAGAGGGAATTACACCCATCCTGATTACGCAATTTCCGGAGGAAACCCTCCGAACACAGCGGCTCATTATTTTAGACCGGGGGGAAATTGTCCTCGACGGAAAACCAGCCGAAGTATTCGAGAATACAGATTATCTTGATCGCATTGGCATTGCCGTTCCTCCGAGCTTCAGACTCAAGCCCTATCTGACAAAACTGAATTTGTGGGGGGCATTTTGAGGATTCGTCTGGAAGATGTTTCATTTCGATACACTCAGGGACTCGAGGCATTCTCCGGAAAAGGCGAGGCAATCCAACATGTTTCCTTTGAGATTGCTCCCGGAGAATTTGTGGGTATCGTTGGCCCCAGCGGTTCCGGAAAAACCACGCTCATTCAGCATTTTAACGGATTGCTTCTTCCGACTGCCGGGAAGGTGTTGATTGACGGAACAAACCTGGCGGAACAAAAAAAGCAGCTCGGAAAAATCCGCCAGAAAATCGGGATTATTTTTCAATTTCCCGAGTTTCAATTTTTCGAAAATACGATTTACGATGAAGTGGCCTACGGCCCGCGTAATTTAAAGATACCGGAAAAGGTTATACAAAGCCGGATACAGGAGGCCTTTCATTTGCTGGATATTGATTTCCAGGAGTTTAAGGATCGGTCTCCGTTTCAGCTTAGTGAAGGGCAAAAGCGGCGGGTTGCCATTGCGAGTGTTCTGGTCATGCAGCCGGATGTGCTGGTTTTCGATGAGCCGACCGCCGGGCTGGATTTTCAGGGAGTGAACCGCCTGAAAAGCTTCATCAAGGAATTAAAGACTACCGGGAAAACGGTCATTTTGGTTTCCCACGATATGGATTTTATTGCAGAGGTGGCAGAGCGTATCATTTGTTTAAAAAGCGGACATGTGATTTTTGATGGGACAAAAGAAACGTTTTTTAGCGATGAACGTCTTTTAAAAGCTGCAAGATTAAAGGAACCCGACGTATTGCACCTCGCCCGGTCCCTCCGAAATAAGGGTATCCCGTGTCCCTTTCCGGTTTACGATGTTTCAACACTGCAAGCGTTCCTCGAACACCTTGTAAATACTAACTTTAATAAAATTAATTAATTCACGCATCCATTCGGATCACAAAAATGTAATTTTGTGATCATTCCTCCTTTATTTTTTCCCGATTTTGCCGATACAGATATGAGGATTAAAGATCAACCGAATTACAAATTTGGCACTGATTTTTTGTAATGGAATAGATTTTGCCATTGTTTAGTCGTTCGGGGAATTTTGCACGTACATAACACAATTGAGGAAGTGTATATGCCGGAAGCTGCCATAGAGGTTGACGGGATTCCCAGACTCATGGGTAAGTCTGGGGAACGGGATTGGGGAAATTTCGGTTTCGACAATAATTACCCGCTTGTAAGCCGCAGCCCTGAAATGAAGGACATTTTTGCGTTGATAAAAAAGATAGCCAAAAGCAACGCGACCGTTCTCATTCAGGGAGAAACGGGTACGGGAAAAGAATTGATTGCAGGATTAATCCAGTTTATCAGCCCGCGATCGTCGAAACCGTTTGTGAAGGTGAACTGTGCAGCCTTGCCTGAGAATTTATTGGAGAGTGAGCTGTTCGGCCACGAAAAGGGCGCTTTCACGGGGGCCTTTCAACGCCGGAAAGGAAAATTTGAAGAGGCGGACGGCGGAACGATTTTTCTGGATGAAATTGGGGACATGCACCTGACGACCCAGTCCAAGATCCTTCGCGTGCTGCAGGATCAGGAATTTACGCGGGTGGGGGGCAACCAGGTCATCCGCGTGGATGCGCGGGTGATTGCTGCCACGAATAAGGACCTCATTCAAGAGATTGACCGTGGAAATTTTCGCTCTGATTTGTACTATCGAATTAACGTGGTGAATATTCAATTACCGCCGCTTCGGAACCGGAGAGACGATGTCCCGCTCATTGCGGAGTTTTTTCGACGAAAATTCAGTCAGGAGCTACGAAAGGATGTCCCGGGATTTCACCCCGAGACAATGGATTTGCTGGTGCATCACTACTGGCCGGGCAATATTCGGGAATTGCGAAATATGATTGAACGGGCGGTGCTGGTTTGCGAAGAAGGTCAACCCATCCTGCCGAGGGATTTAGCCATGGCCGGACGGGATTATTTTGCAGCTGGAGGAAAGGATCGGCGAAAAAAATCGGGAACTCTTCTCAGTTTAAATAGTTTGAAATTGGAAGACGTTGAAAAGGAAGTCATCGTCAAAGCTTTGAAAATGTCAAATTGGGTACAAAAGGATGCGGCGGAGCTCCTTGGGATTTCACCCCGGGTTCTCAATTACAAAATTGCGCATTACGAAATTAAGCATCCCAATTGGCGAAAATACAGTAAATAAACTGAGATACAAACAGACATGAAAAATAAAATTGTTGGCATAGCTATTTTTCTTCTGTCGATTGTTTTGTTCTCCCCCAGTAGCTTTGCACAAAGAAAACACGGAAGTTTGACCATTCAGTGGGATCCGAATACCGAATCCGACTTAGCGGGCTATCGGGTATACTACGGAGAGCGGTCGCATGCCTATTCGCACCAAATTGACGTGGGCAATGTCACGAAATTCAAGATTACAAATCTGGAAGAAGGGAAGGTCTATTATATTGCCCTGACCGCTTACGATTACTGGAATAATGAAAGCAAGTTTTCCAAGGAAGTGAGTGCGCCCGCAAAATTTAATTCAAGCGAAGCGTCTGTTCCGGATGTACTCATTCTCTTTCAGAATTACCCCAACCCCTTTAATCCCGAAACCATTCTTCAGTTTAATGTGCCGAATGAAATGGACGTGTCACTTTCAATCTGGAATACCCGGGGCCAATTGATCAAAGTATTGGTTCGGCAAAAAGAATCCCCCGGACTACACCACGTTATCTGGAATGGAAAAGACGCCTCCGGGTGGAATGTTCCCTCCGGCACCTACTTCGCGCGGCTGAAATCGGATCACTACGTTCTCTCGCAAAAGCTGCTGCTGGTTCGTTAACATTCAATAGTGTGCTTCGTGTTTGTACGCCGTGGCGCATGGTCACTGTTGCACGCTTCTGGCGGACTTGTACTGGCAGTTTATTGCAACATGATTTAATAATCCGGCGGGCAGATCAGGCCAGCCGCACCTTACTGGGAGCTTCCGGATCATCAAAAACATAGCGTGGCACAGCCATTCCGCCCGTATGTTCCTGCAAATACCGAATAATTTCAATTCCTTTTTTGACGGACACCCTGAAATGAACAGCTCCCTGAACCGGATCCAATTGGTGAAGATAATACGGGATTACCCGAATCTCCACTAACTTGTCCACCAACTCCAGCAT
This window encodes:
- a CDS encoding PAS domain S-box protein, whose translation is MSERILVVEDYPDQIELIDRAFRAQKSFGFDVEFTSTGEDCIRKFTESTYDALLLDYKLPDYSGLEVLQILKNMGVSVPVIIITGQGDERVAVQAMKEGAADYIVKDVGYMKTLPKIVKNTINTYRLREKLHEKEEFLEKLVDNVDDIIFSIDMDYRFTFVNQTIRDLGYDPDEFIGKSFLTLLPEFTDTQKVNEILQNPVEKNYELQFKTKNGSIQYMLISFSHLTDKKGKLILGIAKNITEKKKLEEMIQESKNKLQTLFDSITDYITVVDKNYGIVMANWMVAKKVGETPENIIGRKCYEVYSEDREPCLNCVLQKTMKSNKAEFMEKRMGDKVFQFWSYPMLDLKGRLKYVIEYVKDVTEQKNLEKKLIQSEKLATIGLLASGVAHELRNPLNIIETARYYLSEILPEENDDAQNKLMIIKKSVTRASNIINNLLEFSRHSGKDKEKIDVNLLIDRTLSLIEKDLYANNISVVKSYQKIPQAYFNSDSLKQVFLNIIINAIQAMPGGGQLFIETSATGDDKLRITFTDTGQGIPDENMSHIFTPFFTTKEVGKGTGLGMYVSHSIIQREGGEISVKSRLGEGTTFIIELPIAEKMLIREKSVGAGQ
- a CDS encoding response regulator, translating into MKDRYDVLVVDDEMDILQLLEILLTRKGFKVKTAENGMDALMKLNQYDFNVLLTDIKMPAMDGMRLIEVARRDFPDVQILVFTGFGSMDTERKVLQMGASKYFMKPLPMEDLLKELKDACKLKEKNTPSDQNLMGN
- a CDS encoding polyprenyl synthetase family protein → MAEIAEIQEIKSPVAQELQAFEEEFLKALRTDVDLINSVISYLAAHKGKRLRPLLIFLISNLEGGSTRKSIESAVIVELIHTATLIHDDIVDEADIRRGGASVNALWNNQVSVLVGDFLFSQALHKMVELNDRDINGVISKVTIQMSEGELLQIERAQGYELDESTYFRMISNKTASLISASCQLGALTSSGKEAYPIKRFWDFGEYLGRAFQIQDDLLDYLGNEEIVGKPVGNDLKESKITLPLLYALNHSKNGKGEIIKKLLEKGDAGDNFDEIRDFVIQNGGVDYSRAKAAGYIQKALSLLDPFKPSPYKDALVQLVEFAANREK
- a CDS encoding FAD:protein FMN transferase, translating into MMGTFVTISVYDQNKSEKAIEEAVNRAFQRIHELEEETSSFIPNNAIWKLNHSSGKHPVEADSNLVRLFQEAERISDWTDGGFDVTVGPLRRLWNFDSTRTTLPDSGAIARLVPLVDYRNMDMTAHSLYLKKSRMQVDLGGIAKGFAVDEGMDVLRSFQVTDAMVDAGGDFSAIASSLTAGKRKVWIRHPRKLDAFFGWFPMDSGCVATSGDYEQYFIIKGVRYHHILDPKTGWPARKCVSVTIVAPTTMEADALATGIFVLGPQAGMKVIEAHPGIEGVILFQKNARELGYLVSSGLQKKLTVVDTSIE
- a CDS encoding SDR family oxidoreductase — protein: MPRTLVTGGAGFLGSHLCEYLLKKGHDVIAMDNLATGNIENIEHLQSENFKFIKYDVTEYIYVAGKIDYILHFASPASPIDYLKMPIQTLKVGSLGTHKALGLAKEKNATFLLASTSEVYGDPLIHPQKESYWGNVNPVGPRGVYDEAKRFAEALTMAYHRYHGVDTKIVRIFNTYGPRMRLGDGRAIPTFIPQALMNKPVSVFGDGSQTRSFTYVNDTVEGIYRLLMSDYHDPVNIGNPHEMTIRQIAEKIIQMTNSTSIIKEEPLPVDDPKVRQPDITLAREILHWEPKVEVEEGLTKTIAWFRSLRDWSREINEDVN
- the waaF gene encoding lipopolysaccharide heptosyltransferase II, translating into MKILLIRFSAIGDVVLATPAIRMLRARHPTAQIDMVVKPELEDLIKTNPHLDTLFTLPHPFSWRELLALAKRLRAVRYDWVIDWQKHTKSYVLSWLVGGKIRRYPKYSVQRFFLVYFKKNYYRKVAPVPLRYLSALKSLGVEDDGRGAELFIPEEVEENLKRAWNLENGAYWVLAPGGGRATKRWPAAYFKRLADQMRKTLQINLVVIGGKDDVPLCRHILEGDSGRDQNLCGKTSLQETAAVLKNAIGLVTNDTGVMHMASAFSKPVVALFGPTVKEFGFFPFRTPHAVLEKDLECRPCSFHGTDNCPLEHFQCMRTILPEEVLNAVRTFHDRFFRR
- a CDS encoding ATP-binding cassette domain-containing protein; this encodes MINVSRLTFSYPSTPSPVLNAIDFQIRTGETVSIMGANGSGKTTLSRCLNGLLLPTEGTVFVDGLDTRNSEENLKVRALVGMVFQNPDNQIVSTTVEREIAFGLENLGVPTPDMQQRVNEILRQFDLEKYRHQSPHYLSGGEKQLLALAAIFAMAPRYIIYDEPTSLLDPYSREKILDAIFGLQLEEGITPILITQFPEETLRTQRLIILDRGEIVLDGKPAEVFENTDYLDRIGIAVPPSFRLKPYLTKLNLWGAF
- a CDS encoding energy-coupling factor transporter ATPase, with the protein product MRIRLEDVSFRYTQGLEAFSGKGEAIQHVSFEIAPGEFVGIVGPSGSGKTTLIQHFNGLLLPTAGKVLIDGTNLAEQKKQLGKIRQKIGIIFQFPEFQFFENTIYDEVAYGPRNLKIPEKVIQSRIQEAFHLLDIDFQEFKDRSPFQLSEGQKRRVAIASVLVMQPDVLVFDEPTAGLDFQGVNRLKSFIKELKTTGKTVILVSHDMDFIAEVAERIICLKSGHVIFDGTKETFFSDERLLKAARLKEPDVLHLARSLRNKGIPCPFPVYDVSTLQAFLEHLVNTNFNKIN
- a CDS encoding sigma-54-dependent Fis family transcriptional regulator; the protein is MPEAAIEVDGIPRLMGKSGERDWGNFGFDNNYPLVSRSPEMKDIFALIKKIAKSNATVLIQGETGTGKELIAGLIQFISPRSSKPFVKVNCAALPENLLESELFGHEKGAFTGAFQRRKGKFEEADGGTIFLDEIGDMHLTTQSKILRVLQDQEFTRVGGNQVIRVDARVIAATNKDLIQEIDRGNFRSDLYYRINVVNIQLPPLRNRRDDVPLIAEFFRRKFSQELRKDVPGFHPETMDLLVHHYWPGNIRELRNMIERAVLVCEEGQPILPRDLAMAGRDYFAAGGKDRRKKSGTLLSLNSLKLEDVEKEVIVKALKMSNWVQKDAAELLGISPRVLNYKIAHYEIKHPNWRKYSK
- a CDS encoding T9SS type A sorting domain-containing protein — its product is MKNKIVGIAIFLLSIVLFSPSSFAQRKHGSLTIQWDPNTESDLAGYRVYYGERSHAYSHQIDVGNVTKFKITNLEEGKVYYIALTAYDYWNNESKFSKEVSAPAKFNSSEASVPDVLILFQNYPNPFNPETILQFNVPNEMDVSLSIWNTRGQLIKVLVRQKESPGLHHVIWNGKDASGWNVPSGTYFARLKSDHYVLSQKLLLVR